The Apium graveolens cultivar Ventura chromosome 10, ASM990537v1, whole genome shotgun sequence nucleotide sequence ATCAGTTACAAAAAAATCGATGTAAAAACAATTTTTGACATCAATTGCTCTCAAACCGATGTGAAACAACATTATTCACATCAGTTTCATGGCCGACCGTTGTATATAACTgctttttaaaaaattaaaaaaacacgAAACAAATTGTTCCCCCTTTACAACTAAAAAAACACGGGGGAAATTTTTACTTAAACAAAATTCATTTCCCCCCTTCTCTCTCACTGCTCTCCCTCACCGGCCTCTCTCTCTCGGTACATTCTCCCTCCCcgacttctctctctctctctctccatctccgTCTCCATCTCTCACCTCTCAACTATCACTCTCCCCTCTCTTTCACCTCTACCCGTAACAAGCCCTAAAACAAAGTTAAACCTTCTAATTACAGATCGAGCAAGAAGGTTGACATGCAGCCCTGAGAAGTGTTCATACAACCCGAATCAAGCAACTTTTACACAAATCGAGCTCTGTTTCACCGAAATCGAACCCTAATTTGTAAGTGTATTTtcaattaaatttgattttttgggactTTAGGTTAGTGTGTGTGTGTCTTATAGTTAGATTATTACTGAATTTGTGTATCTTTGTGAATTGATGTGTAtgcattatttttacttgtgtgAAATGGGCTTTGTTGATATATTTGTGCTAATGTTATTTAAAATGATTGTAATCCTCTTTCTTTTTTGATTGTATGTTTTAAAATGTGTATGTATTTTAGTAATCCTCTTTCTGTTTTGATTGTCTGTTTGTGCTGATATGGGgctttataattttttttatttatataaactGTGCAATTTATGGATGGCAATTGTGTTGTGTATGAGCTTGAGAACAAGTTCACAAGCTTAATTAGATATTTGTTAAAAAAGGTATAAAATTAGTGAAATATAGAAGAGATGTTAATGATTTTGAGGATATGTGTTGTCCAGTTTGTGGCGACGATACCGTAGCCAAGTATTTACCTTATACCAAGAAAATACCAAGAAAATGTGTTTTCAAGGCCCCTGCCAAAGAATATTTCACATAACCAGATAAACTTAGTTTTCCTATTACATTGACTTGTTACTTAATTCTATTATAGTATGATATCAATCCTGTAGTTTGTATCATGAATTCTCACCCCAAGGACTTGAGAGTTCTCCGGTATTTCTAAATGTATATGTTGATGTCTTTATCAGGATTTTAATTTTGTGGAGTTAGATGAAGTTCGAAAATATTATTGTCATGGCCACCATGGCGTTGATAAGGAAGGAAGACATGTTTACATCGAAAGAGTAGGTAAAGTTGACGCAAGTAAGCTTATGCATGTGACAACTTGGGATCGCCTGGAGAAGTATCATGTGCAGGACTTTGAAAAAAAGGTTTTAATAAAGTTTCCAGCATGCTCGATATCTGCAAGAAGGAATATAGATTCAAGTCATTTTAGATGTTCAAGGAGCGGTATTTTCCTTTTCATTATTTATACAGAAATACATAGCCAAGTTTTAGTGTTGTTACATTAGCTTTTTTATCACATGCTTTTGGTATCTTCTCATTCAAGACCCAAATAAGTTTGCTGGTTCTATCGGAGACGTTATGGATAAGATGAGGTTGATCGACACGAAATATTATCCTGAAGTATATAATATAAGAAATTCTGTCAAGTGGTCTGTAATCATTACGTGATTTTAATCTGTTTTCGGATATTTATTGTAAAAAAAATTTATGCAGACACTTCATCAGATGTTTATTATAAATGCTGGTCATGTCTTTTGGATGGCCTGGAATATCATTTGTAAAAGATACGTTGATCCTAAAACCCTCACCAAAATTCAGGCATGTAGGGGagttcatttctttcaaatgttAAACTGCTAGAATAATTTTTTTTCCCCATATATCTTGTTCTCTCTCATTGTATAACTTATATGTTTCGTTGTCGTCAGGTTCTTGGCAAAAAATATCAGAACAAATTGCTTGAGGTGATAGACAAGAGGTAACTTACATATAATCCTGGTTGCATATGTTGTTTGTCCAACTTCTTCACATTTAGTAGTCTAATCATTCTTCACCTACTGCGGATACTTGTTGTTAGCGAGTTACCAGAGTTTCTAGGTGGTTGTTGTACGTGTATGGATCAATGAGGCTGTTTAAGATCCGATAAAGGGCCATGGAATGATCCTAATGTATTAAAGGTAAGGAGACACTCTTTCCATATTTGTATTTCTTAATTTGGTATATTCCAAACCTCATATTATTTTTCATACACATGGATCAGTGCATTGAGGAACAAAGTTCTAGACATATAGGAAGCACAGTAAAAGGTGATTTTACAATAACAGGTAGGGGCAACCTCTGTTATCCACAGGTATGCTTTACTTTACCATGTTACTTTGTGCTCGCTAAAAACTTCTACTCTTTTTTTTACTACTGGGAGATTTTGAATATTAAAATTGAAATAATGGTGCTAAGGTGATAGGGAAGGGCATATCCATGACCGAGTCAGGAGCTGTAGGTCCGGAGATCACTGATCCTAAAAAGAAGAAGCAGCTTCCAGAACAAAAACTGATACCTGCAAGGGATCAAGTATGatcatcattataaataatgaactTTTGTTAATCATTGAGGCATATTAAGCTAATTAATTCCTTCAAGGGGATATGAAAGGCTTTCTGAAGCTAAGTATGCTTCAATTTGTTCTCATTCAGTTAAAATGCTTATAAAAATTGTTGTTAGTGCAAGTGGTTAGGACTGTCTGCCAGGATGAGGGCCTCCCTGACTATGAGGTTGATTTGTTGTATCGGACTATTAATGAAAAAGCGAAGGCAGGAGAATCTCTTCAAGTATCCCACACTTCGAAAGGTCAGAAAACTATCCCCTTGAGTTTTCATTATTTTATTTTGCTGTTTATTGTTATCATATAATTTCTACTGTATACAATTCTTATAGATTGTGAAGCTAGCATCTGAACTTGTGGGTATGCTCATGTGCGTATAAGGCTTAAAATAGTTTTAAATGCAACTTGTACCACAACCAATTCAATCACCACTATAATCAAGCCTCAAGATGTTGTGTTTACAACGTATTTACCCCCCCCCCCTTTGCAATGGTTTTCTAGCACACTTCGTACAAAGTTGAGTACTTccttcaaaataaataaataaataagcttcATGTAGAGAAAAGTCTTGTATCTGCACTAGTGAGCGAGAAATTCAACTATGCATGATGGCTATGTACATGATACTTAAAAGTCTCTTATCCGCACTAGTGAGTGAGAAATTTGATGATTCTGAAGAAAGATCTCCAATTATCCCAACATTAACACCGCACGCTTTTTAGTTTTATGTAATGCCTGATGAGCCATTGCCCATGCTGTAAATGTTCATCATTGTTCAATTCAGCCGGGTTTTCCGTCTATAGTATAGACCATATTATACATTTTAAAAATCTTACAATGCTATGCAGAAGGGCTTCATATTTTacattttaaattttttacaaTGGTATGCAGAAGGGCTTCATTTGCCAAGAGCATCAGCATTGAGAAGACTTCTTGCTTCATTCTATACTGCACTTATTTTCGTCTACATGGGAATTTTCCCTTTTATCTGCTCAATAATATCTCAGATGAACAGGATATGTGCACCTGCAATTTCAGCCCTGAAATCTTTAACACGGACTCGTGATTTAGTAGATATCGAAGAACGTTATGATCCCCAAACTACTGACTCCTTTGGAGAAAAGAGGCACTCTGATCCTGTCCCAAAAATTCATGAGCTAGAGAGAAAGGTAAACTTGTTGCTGGACAGGTCAAGCTCAATGCCAAGAAAGAGAGATGATTTACTAAATGCTGCTGTCCGCCGTGTGGATGCATTAGAAGCTCAACGAAAGGATATATTGGTTTGGAGGAAGATGAAGTACGGGTTTCTTGCTATCTCTGAAATTTAGTATAGTATTGCACTtatttttttaaacatttttatttcttcaTTTTTTAACAGATCAAAGCAGCGTGGTATAGTACCACGCTTTGCTGGAAATGACTTGCGTAATTAGACTAGTTATGGCAGATCATGAATTATGGATATTCAGTCTGACTTGTTTAAATGATTGTTATAACTTTTGTTGGATGATTTGCAAGTTATTATATAAGTTTTGTTGCATTTCCGTGCTTGTTTGGTGCTTGATATATAGCTAAAAAGCTTTTAGTAGTTCAGTTTTGGTTTGCGATTAGTCAATTTCAGTTTTGATAGTTTTGGTTTGCGATTGGTTTGGTTTGTGATTGGTTTGCGATTGGTAATTTTTGGCTAGTTGAATATGTGAATAATACACATCACTGAAAAtgtaaaaaccgatgtctatgctAATAAAAAATAACAGGCATATTGTGTTCTTTTGTACCCAAAACTGATGTATATACAACTCAATAACATCAGGCAAAGCAATTCCAAACTGATGTTAAATCAAATAAACAACAGTTTTGAACCGATGTCTTTGATTTTAACATAAATTATATACTTTAGACAACGGTTCAAAACCGATGTATTTGACCTTAAGAAAGATTATATACTTTTTACATCGGTTACTAACTGATGTGTAAAATGTGTTTTAACGTCGGTTGAATGAACAACCGTTGTAAAgtatagacatcggctaaaaatcgatgtctatgttaatctttaacatcagtttttaaacgGGGGTGATGTTAATAGTCTTAATAaacatcatttttaaaaaaaacggATGTGGAAAGCTATGTTTTACATCGGCTAAAAATCGATGTCAAAGGGGGGGACCTTTCTCTACACCGACGAAGACATCGGTCAGGATTTTTTTTTACATCGGCTAATAACCGATATCTATTCCAGTTTTTCACGTAGTGTGAGTCGTTCAACTAAATCAAAATTTGATCAAACAGTCTGAACAACAAATACCAACTAGTTCAGTTCAGGGGAATTCATTCATCAATTAACAAATGGGCTATTAATTACACTTTGTTTGCTTAAACTTTAACATTTTTGCACAAAATAGCTAAATCTTTATTTGTGCTAAAGTGATGGCCATTTGTTGAatttcttgatattttaatagtTTTGTGTCCCTTCCGTTAGTTGCCTCGTTTAATATTAATGATTGTATCgtgtaattttattttttttaattaataaaaattaataaatcatcAGTTCTGCTCAAAATTCGAACGAAGTCCTTTGAGCCAAACAGGAAACACTCGAATCAGATCCAAACTCAATAGACCTAAAAGGATATTACTCAATAACATGATACAAAACTACTATACTCATTAAACGCCTCAAACATTAACAATCGATCAAAATAATGAAGATCACCGAAGAAAATATACGAAACCCGATGACTCAAAATTATGCACAAACAACCATGATAATCATATGAATAGATTTGTTGATCTAACTATCTACATTAATAAATTCAACAAAAAAACTGAAATTGAAACCCTCAATTCGATGAAAAAAACTAAATCGAAAAAATCAAAATAGTTCTTTCTCCTTTGGTATTAGATAGATTATGCCTTGGAATTCAGTTTAATTACGGCAACGTCAAAATCTGAGATCAATAACACCAATATGTCGTCTTCGATGGGTAAATActatcaagaaccctaatttgggagaatttccagatttttggtgatttttttatttttattaattaagaaAACAGAAGAAACTCATACACCCGTTAACATTTAATGGTCAACTTAAGGGAGGGATGCGGAGCTTCCAAAATACTGAAAAATTCCAAAATCAGCCATCAATCTAGCACTAATAAAGATTTAGTCATTTTCGTGCAAACAATTGAAGTTCAAGCTAACAAAGTGCAATTAAGTCAAAAAAAAAAGTTAACTTAGTGATGATTAAGTGGATTATGTGGGGACGGAtattaagaaaaaaataaatataattgaTGAGTTAATTTAGTGTTATCATTTCAACATACTAAAAGAAAAATATGTTTAATACTAAATGTACAAAATTGAGTATCAATACGTGTTCTCAAATGACGTGTTATTGATAACTTGGTGTGTAGAGATATCTTTATTGGTAAATATTTTGTGAAAGTAAGAGTCTTCATTATTATAAATTGCACTGTAACCCATGAAACCATGTATGTAATATTTGGAATCTCTTTTGGAAACTGATTTAGGACATTTAGCAATTtttgtttaaaatatttatatttaaatgtaatatcaacaaaaaaattatttacatTGTTGGAACGGAGGGACTCTTACTTAATACCATGaataaataattttcagaaaattaatgCACGGAACTAAAGTCATCCCTTTAAGGTCATACATTATCCATTGTTCATTCGTAGGTTGTTTTTGCTAGAGCTAATCGACAAAAATGCTAAAAAATAGTTTAAAATTTCAAGAAATATGAAACATCACCGggaaaaaaatgaattttgaaaagtCGGAAGTCTCTTTTAGGTAAAGAGTGCGAAtctataaaaaaattatttccaCTATTGTGCATGTTGATTATGCAGTTATTGCGGTTATTTTTTTCTTTCAAGAAATGAACCGACCTCTTGGAATGAGAGAGAGTAACATATCGACTAAGTCAAGCGAGTCTTGAACACATATATGGATTAGTCAGGTAATGATACAAAtatgaaatattaaaatttgaCATAATATAAGTAATATAGTATACGTGGTGTTTCTATTATTCAATATTAAGTTTATTTTTTAATAAGAAAATCAGTGTTGATGaaagttttatttaattttataataatcaGTTTTATACCTCGGTTCGTCCTAATTATTTCTTATTAAGATACTTTTCTGAGTGTATGTATCATTTGTTATTATCTTCAAAAATGAAATGTCATTCCATTCCTTATTAGCTTTAAGATTTTTAATTTACTTGACTCTAATCGCATTTATAAAACTTCTTACTTAATCCAACTGTTAAGTATTGAGGGTGAGATTAATTAATGACGAATTTACCTACATTTTTTTGTCTTTAATTTTTTTCAATCCAACAGATCAAATCCTGAGACAAAAAAAATAAACTTGTACCACATGAGTTCATCGTACTCTAATAGTATGTatgaaaagaaaagaagtaaGACAATTCACTAGTAACctttatttgtataattatttatataaaatttatgaaatctaattaaatcaaaaaaatacTATTCATGAAAGTTATATGCAATATTATAAAAATTGCTATCCGAAtgtaaaataaattcaaaattatatatttcatattttaaaataatttcagtATTCGTGCAAGTTCGCCCGAGAAATTATTTGGATATATATACAAGGTCGTGCGTCGCACAAGTTTTTACGCTAGTCTTTAAGTTAATTATCATAAATATTATGGAATATAATGTATGATTCTTTAGATTATAACCGAATAATTATATATAGTGGTGTCTATGGATCAGGTTAGTTGTTGAAAACATTTTTGCAATCTACTTCAATCAAATCGATTTGAAAATTTTCAAAGCGACCCAAAAGAATACTCATAATTCAATCATGTTTATCGTGCatctgttaggtaatgaatacaacacagagggggtgaatgtcttttggattaattTTAAGTTTTTTGAACTGTTATGGATGGTAAACAAAGTAATCTTACTGTAGAGATGATATGTTTTAACAAGAATAATAAAACATTCACATGAACACActatatttcaaaactcacttaattttatattaaagtcgagtatgtcttgctacaaatttttgagttctttgttgataaagaactcagcttctctcttgagagttacaagatttttagatctatttgttacaatTCAATACAAAAGCATccagtatttactttatagaGCATTAAACACTGGTTTTgcacagcatgcaatagcatgtactaaaccctactttaagttaactaaaactttctatttatGGCTTACTGTATCTTTGTAAATCGTGCATGTTTGTGACTTtactttgttagttaatcttggcatttgatcttgtactcttcaaactgctttttgtagacttttcaaattagtgattgatttgtttgttgattaataatcttggatatttaattgttctgcattctgtacttgagttttacatcgagatctccagtttgttatatagagaactcgacatctcgataagtgtaatggcttatcgagatatcttattactctatagttgttttgacttattgaagtctctgagttctctataagagaatttggcttgtcgaggtctctaatcttcatgtcttcattttagcttatcgatatctctgagttctctagtgaagaaatgacttgtcggtATCTTAGAGATCTCTGGTGAtaattagacttatcgatatctcaaagatctctagtgatattttgacttatcgatatcttagagatctctaatgataattagacttatcgatatctccaatcttcatgtcttcattttggcttatcgatatctctgagacttctctataagcttttcttgacttctcgataagtcattttggagttctcgaatgacttctttataagacttaatctgtgacttgtagatttcttgacttagaatgtttttcccaaaatagatttattcaactccaagcttcttcacattgtctctgaggcatgatcttcatgatcttcttccagagtttattcttaggcttgagactgtttacagaaaaatactccagtttaatctatttacacttttacatacttaagtgatacaatacaaaatgcaaa carries:
- the LOC141690720 gene encoding phosphatidylinositol/phosphatidylcholine transfer protein SFH5-like, giving the protein MDGNCVVYELENKFTSLIRYLLKKDFNFVELDEVRKYYCHGHHGVDKEGRHVYIERVGKVDASKLMHVTTWDRLEKYHVQDFEKKTLHQMFIINAGHVFWMAWNIICKRYVDPKTLTKIQVLGKKYQNKLLEVIDKRSDKGPWNDPNVLKCIEEQSSRHIGSTVKGDFTITGRGNLCYPQVIGKGISMTESGAVGPEITDPKKKKQLPEQKLIPARDQV